Proteins encoded by one window of Podarcis muralis chromosome 11, rPodMur119.hap1.1, whole genome shotgun sequence:
- the LOC114606897 gene encoding O-acyltransferase like protein-like, protein MQADHICSCVCRLQPLHIYSLCLLIGFYSVTPWGTFWEISKLEVDNCRRTWWANLLLINNFIAGQESCNGWTWYLANDFQFYFTTPLLVYISMRSKQGIIILGTLLFLTTFTVTALLSSFYRLPVANPRDMRKTATVMYFAEYYSKPYCRYGPFLVGILLGLYMNQQQTPVLRSKVQASIGWLSAMFSMFMVVALAYTLQDPLDYSPATAIYQATHRTVWAIAVGWIIFACEEGYGGFINWMLSWGFWSVAAKISYACYLVHPTLILLYNGLQETPMHYSDMNMFYLFLGHCLMTFMVGLALTVMVEMPLQALRRAVQQQVVQL, encoded by the exons ATGCAAGCTGACCACATCTGCTCTTGTGTTTGTAGGCTTCAGCCGCTCCATATATATTCCTTGTGCCTTTTAATTGGTTTCTACTCTGTCACTCCTTGGGGGACATTTTGGGAGATCTCAAAACTCGAGGTTGATAACTGTAGAAGAACGTGGTGGGCCAACCTACTGCTGATCAACAACTTTATCGCTGGGCAAGAGTCA TGTAACGGATGGACGTGGTACCTTGCAAATGATTTCCAGTTTTACTTCACAACTCCTCTGCTGGTCTATATTTCCATGAG AAGCAAGCAAGGAATTATAATTCTGGGGACTTTGCTGTTCCTGACAACTTTTACAGTGACAGCCCTGCTGTCATCGTTCTACAGGCTTCCTGTTGCAAATCCTCGTGATATGAG GAAAACGGCCACCGTGATGTATTTCGCAGAGTATTACTCAAAACCTTACTGCCGATACGGTCCATTTCTAGTTGGCATTCTTCTTGGGTTGTACATGAACCAGCAGCAAACCCCAGTCCTAAGGAGCAAG GTGCAGGCTTCCATCGGATGGCTTTCTGCAATGTTTTCCATGTTTATGGTAGTTGCTTTGGCCTATACGTTACAAGACCCCCTCGACTACTCACCTGCCACAGCCATTTACCAAGCTACTCACCGGACGGTGTGGGCTATCGCTGTGGGATGGATAATTTTTGCGTGCGAGGAAGGCTATGGAG gtttcATCAATTGGATGCTTTCATGGGGCTTCTGGTCAGTGGCTGCCAAAATCAGCTACGCCTGCTACTTGGTCCACCCAACGTTGATTTTGTTGTATAATGGACTTCAAGAAACGCCCATGCACTACTCGGACATGAATATG TTCTATCTGTTCCTTGGACACTGCCTGATGACATTCATGGTTGGGCTGGCATTGACGGTGATGGTTGAGATGCCTCTGCAAGCGTTAAGGCGGGCTGTGCAACAACAAGTGGTTCAACTGTGA